Proteins from one Doryrhamphus excisus isolate RoL2022-K1 chromosome 19, RoL_Dexc_1.0, whole genome shotgun sequence genomic window:
- the lmo4a gene encoding LIM domain transcription factor LMO4a — protein sequence MVNSRVEAPTVAVMGSGGSTAGRSCAGCGGRIVERFLLFSMERYWHTHCLKCSCCHAQLGQYSSTCYSKGGMILCKNDYIRLFGHSGACCACEQSIPASEMVMRVQGNVYHLKCFICATCRNRLVPGDRFHYVDGTIFCEHDRPGDGLLSGHSTQLQANSLMSDQKVC from the exons ATGGTGAACAGCAGGGTGGAGGCGCCCACAGTGGCCGTGATGGGCAGCGGAGGGTCCACAGCGGGAAGGTCGTGCGCAGGATGTGGAGGTCGAATCGTGGAGCgtttcctcctcttctccatGGAGAGGTACTGGCACACGCACTGCCTCAAGTGCTCCTGCTGCCACGCTCAGCTGGGCCAATACAGCAGCACCTGCTACAGCAAAGGGGGCATGATCCTCTGCAAGAACGACTACATCAG GCTGTTTGGGCACAGTGGAGCGTGCTGCGCATGTGAACAATCCATCCCTGCTAGTGAAATGGTGATGCGGGTCCAAGGAAACGTCTACCACCTGAAG TGTTTTATCTGTGCAACCTGTCGGAACCGCCTGGTCCCCGGTGATCGCTTTCACTACGTCGACGGAACTATCTTCTGTGAGCACGATCGGCCAGGAGATGGGCTCCTCAGTGGACATTCGACTCAACTCCAGGCCAACAGTTTGATGTCCGACCAAAAG GTTTGctga